The genomic window GCCTGGGCGCCGTTGGCGAAGTCGCCGTACTGGGCCTCCCAGACGACCAGGGCGTGGGGCTCGGTGCTGGTGTAGCCGTACTCGAAGGCGAGCACCGCCTCCTCGGAGAGCGTCGAGTCGATGACCTCGAAGCGGGCCTGGCCCTCGGCGAGGTGCTGCAGGGGCACGTAGAGCTCGCCCTCGGGGGTGGTGGTGCCGCTCGTCTCGTGCAGCACCGCGTGGCGGTGGAAGAACGTGCCGCGCCCGCTGTCCTGGCCGCTGAGGCGGACCGGGTAGCCCGCGGTGAGCAGGGTGGCGTAGGCCAGGTTCTCGGCCATTCCCCAGTCGAGGGGCGTCTTGCCCGCGGTCATGTCGCGGCGGGCCTGGATGATGCGATCCACCCGCGAGTGCAGCTTGAAGCCCTCGGGAACCGCCGTGAGGCGCTCGCCCAGGCGCTTGAGGTTGTCGAGGCTGGTGCCCGTGTCGCTGGCAGCCGTCCACTTCTGGTTGAGGAACGGCTTCCATAGGGCGGCGCGCTTGCACGAGACCGTCGACTCGCCGGCCTCGGCGACGCTCTCGCCGCGATCGAGGGAGTCCCGGTAGGCGTCGACGAGGGTCTTGGCCTCGCCCGCAGCGAGGAGCCCCTCGGCCTCGAGGCGCTTGACGTAGGCGGCGAGCACGCCGGGGTGCTTGTCGATGAGCTGGTACATCATCGGCTGGGTGGCGCGGGGCTCGTCCGACTCGTTGTGGCCGTAGCGGCGCCAGCACACCAGGTCGATGAAGACGTCCTTCTGGAAGGCGTTGCGGTAGTCGAGGGCGAGCTCCATGGCGTAGGAGGCCGCCTCGGGATCGTCGCCGTTGACGTGGAAGACCGGCGCGTCGATGAACTTCGCGATGTCGGTGCAGTACCGGCTGGATCGCGCGTCGCGCGGGTCGCTGATGCTGAAGCCCACCTGGTTGTTGATCACCACGTGGATGGTGCCGCCGGTGGCGTAGCCGCGCAGCTGCGAGAGGTTGAGGGTCTCGGCCACGACGCCCTGCCCGGCCACCGCCGCGTCGCCGTGGACGAGGACGGGCAGCACCTGGGTGCGGTTGGCGTCGCCGAGGCGATCCTCGCGGGCGCGCACCGAGCCCTCGATCACCGGCCCGATGATCTCGAGGTGGGAGGGGTTGAAGCCCAGGGAGAGGTGGACCTCGCCGCCCTCGGTCTTCATGTCCGACGAGAAGCCCAGGTGGTACTTGACGTCGCCCGAGAAGTGCGGGTCGTAGGCCTTCTTGCCCTCGAACTCGGCGAACAGGTCGCTCGCCTTCTTGCCGAAGATGTTGATCAGCACGTTGAGACGGCCGCGGTGGGCCATGCCGATCACGACCTCCTTGGTGCCGGTCTTGGCGGCGTGGTGGATGCCGCGGTCCAGCAGCGGGATGAGCGAGTCGCCCCCCTCGAGGGAGAAGCGCTTCTGGCCCACGTAGCGCATGTGGAGGTACTTCTCGAGGCCCTCGGCCGCGACGACCTTGTCCAGGATGTGGCGCCGGGTGGCCACGTCGTAGTGGCCCTTGCCGTGGGCCTTCTCGATCCGCTGCTGGAGCCACTCGCGCTCGACGCGGGGCAAGTAGCGGTACTCGAAGCCGATGGGGCCGCAGTAGGTCTCGCGCTGGATGGCGAGCACCTCGCGCAGGGTGCCCTGCAGGCCGTCGTTGGTGACGGGGCTGTCGAGATCGGTCTGGCTCAGGCCGTAGTACGAGAGCTCCAGCTCGGGGACCTGGGCCTGGGGCCGCAGGGGCAGCGGGTTGAAGCGGGCCGCCAGGTGCCCCAGGTTGCGGTAGGCGTTGATCAGGGCCCCTACGCCGTGCTGCACCGGCTCGCACTCGAGCGCCACGGCCTGCCGGCGCGGGCCCTGCTGGGCCAATTCAGCAAAAGAGCGCTGAATCGCCGAGTGAGCGGTGTCAGGACCGCTCTGCGGAGTCTTCAGCGCATCGAAGTACTGGCGCCATTCGGGCGCGATCGCGGTGGGGTCGTGGAGGTAGTCCTCGTAGAGGCCTTCCAGGAATCCGGCGTTACCGCCGAACATCGGGGTTTGGTCGGACGGAGTGGTGTCGTTCGATTGCATCTCTCTCACACGAGGCAGGTTTGAAAGTGGGGACCTTGCCGCGATCCGCGGCAAAAGGGCGAGCGAGACGCCCATCCTGCCTCTTTTCCTCATTCCTTTTCTCATTCTACGCCACGCAAGCGAATCGTGGTATCCCCATGGCGCGATCCTTGACGGGAAAAAGCAAGCAACCTTATACTACCCCCACGTTTCGCCCGCGGTCGGGGGAAGACCGGTGAGAATCCGGCGCTGTCCCGCAACGGTATGGGGTCCTGCCCCGAGCCCGATTACCCGCCCCTGGGCCAAAGAGCACCCGGCAACCCGGCTTGATTGGCGGTTTTTTGGGATGCTCGATCCGTCCTGCTCTTCGAGGCAAAGAGCCAGCACGATCGGCGTTTTCGCCCTTCTCTCGTGTTGCTTTTTGCCCTCATCTCGAATGGGGGCATTTTTCATGCGCATTCGCCGCCGCTGGGTGCTCTTGCCCTGCGTCCTGCTCTTTCATACGCCGGCCCTGGCGGCCGAGACGGTCGAACTCTCGCCGGTGGTGGTGCGCGCGGCGCGCCCGCGCTTCCCCGAGCAGCCGCAGGGCGTGACGATCCTCGACAAGGAGCGGATCAGGGCCTCCGGTGCGAGTAATCTCGCGCAACTGCTGCGCCACGAGGGATCTTTCTCGATCCGCGAGTACGGCCCGGTCGGACAGCTCGCTACCGCGACGTTACGTGGCTCGCTCGGCGAGGGGATCCTGGTCCTGCGGGACGGCGTA from Pantanalinema sp. includes these protein-coding regions:
- a CDS encoding 2-oxoglutarate dehydrogenase E1 component, producing MQSNDTTPSDQTPMFGGNAGFLEGLYEDYLHDPTAIAPEWRQYFDALKTPQSGPDTAHSAIQRSFAELAQQGPRRQAVALECEPVQHGVGALINAYRNLGHLAARFNPLPLRPQAQVPELELSYYGLSQTDLDSPVTNDGLQGTLREVLAIQRETYCGPIGFEYRYLPRVEREWLQQRIEKAHGKGHYDVATRRHILDKVVAAEGLEKYLHMRYVGQKRFSLEGGDSLIPLLDRGIHHAAKTGTKEVVIGMAHRGRLNVLINIFGKKASDLFAEFEGKKAYDPHFSGDVKYHLGFSSDMKTEGGEVHLSLGFNPSHLEIIGPVIEGSVRAREDRLGDANRTQVLPVLVHGDAAVAGQGVVAETLNLSQLRGYATGGTIHVVINNQVGFSISDPRDARSSRYCTDIAKFIDAPVFHVNGDDPEAASYAMELALDYRNAFQKDVFIDLVCWRRYGHNESDEPRATQPMMYQLIDKHPGVLAAYVKRLEAEGLLAAGEAKTLVDAYRDSLDRGESVAEAGESTVSCKRAALWKPFLNQKWTAASDTGTSLDNLKRLGERLTAVPEGFKLHSRVDRIIQARRDMTAGKTPLDWGMAENLAYATLLTAGYPVRLSGQDSGRGTFFHRHAVLHETSGTTTPEGELYVPLQHLAEGQARFEVIDSTLSEEAVLAFEYGYTSTEPHALVVWEAQYGDFANGAQAVIDQFISAGETKWQRLSGLVMMLPHGFEGQGPEHSSARLERYMQLCAEDNIQVCVPSTPAQMYHMLRRQMLRPFRKPLIIMSPKSMLRHKLSVSTLDELATGRFKEVIGDDRPSTGIDRVVLCSGKLYWELVEAREQHGLNNVALIRMEQLYPFPEAQIKAELAKYPNAPVVWTQEEPLNQGAWYSFQDTLRACLAQGQTLTCASRPCSASPAVGYASKHVEQQQAIINQALFPERVAPLGVKASV